Proteins co-encoded in one Synechococcales cyanobacterium T60_A2020_003 genomic window:
- a CDS encoding DUF3082 domain-containing protein encodes MSDPTPSKSETSASEDPNYVPPTPQRCFTGALISGPIAYGLYLLTHSIANSFAQKPLPSGRIAVNIAIAVRTLVIGMSTLGTAIFTIATLGLIALGIQLLMQKGATGEGE; translated from the coding sequence ATGAGCGATCCGACCCCCTCTAAATCCGAGACTTCAGCCTCTGAGGATCCTAATTACGTGCCCCCCACCCCGCAGCGATGCTTTACGGGAGCCTTGATTTCAGGGCCGATTGCCTATGGGCTTTACCTATTAACCCACTCGATTGCCAACTCTTTTGCTCAAAAGCCCTTACCGAGTGGACGGATTGCGGTGAATATTGCGATCGCCGTTCGGACTCTGGTGATTGGGATGAGCACGTTGGGGACCGCCATCTTTACCATTGCAACTCTGGGGCTGATTGCCTTAGGAATTCAGCTTTTGATGCAGAAAGGTGCGACCGGGGAGGGCGAATGA
- a CDS encoding cryptochrome/photolyase family protein, protein MTVGVWVLGDQLWAGQSALKSCDDQYPVLLIESLDYARQRRYHAQKLVLVWSAMRHFADELRTEGWPVTYAVEDDFLTPLRAWIQAEGITELRVMEPSDRPFQTMLEALDLPCTLTILPNNHFLWSRDEFRQWAGDRKRLLMESFYREGRKRFQILMEGQDPIGGQWNLDKENRKPPKGTLNTPKPQWFEPDEMTQSVIERVKTAVNTYGQIEPFHWAVTRTQALQVLDTFIQTRLETFGPYQDAMVTGEDTMWHALVSPYLNLGLLHPMEVLDAVEQAFHDQDFPLNSVEGFIRQVLGWREYMHGLYHYTDADYPQRNWFEHQHPLPEFFWDASQTDMNCLHQTLAQVERTGYAHHIQRLMVLANFALIAGLKPQEVESWFHAAFIDAHDWVMQPNVIGMGLFADGGMLASKPYAASANYINKMSDYCKGCAYDKGDRAGEHACPFNTFYWDFLDRHRGRLQSQGRMSFILKNLDKMPDSERNAIRQRATEWHQRNA, encoded by the coding sequence ATGACCGTTGGCGTTTGGGTGCTGGGGGATCAGCTTTGGGCTGGGCAGTCGGCTTTAAAGAGTTGCGATGATCAATATCCGGTTCTGTTGATTGAATCATTGGACTATGCGCGGCAACGACGGTATCACGCCCAAAAGTTAGTCCTGGTGTGGTCGGCGATGCGGCACTTTGCCGACGAACTCCGCACTGAGGGTTGGCCTGTGACCTATGCTGTGGAGGATGATTTTTTAACACCGTTGCGGGCTTGGATTCAGGCAGAAGGAATTACCGAACTGCGGGTGATGGAACCGAGCGATCGCCCCTTCCAGACCATGCTGGAAGCCCTGGATCTGCCTTGCACCCTCACCATTCTGCCTAACAATCATTTCTTGTGGAGTCGGGACGAGTTTCGGCAGTGGGCGGGCGATCGCAAACGTCTTCTGATGGAATCGTTCTATCGTGAAGGCCGCAAACGCTTCCAAATTCTGATGGAAGGGCAAGACCCCATCGGCGGACAGTGGAACTTGGATAAGGAGAACCGCAAGCCGCCCAAGGGAACGTTGAACACGCCTAAGCCGCAATGGTTTGAGCCAGACGAAATGACTCAATCCGTGATCGAGCGGGTCAAAACGGCTGTAAATACCTACGGTCAAATTGAACCCTTTCATTGGGCTGTAACGCGCACCCAAGCCCTTCAGGTCTTAGACACCTTTATCCAAACTCGCTTAGAAACGTTTGGCCCCTACCAGGACGCTATGGTGACGGGGGAAGATACGATGTGGCACGCGTTGGTGTCTCCCTACCTCAATTTGGGATTGCTCCATCCAATGGAGGTGCTAGATGCCGTTGAGCAGGCGTTTCACGATCAGGATTTTCCTCTAAACAGTGTGGAGGGCTTTATTCGACAGGTATTGGGTTGGCGGGAGTATATGCACGGTCTGTACCATTACACCGATGCAGACTATCCCCAGCGAAACTGGTTTGAGCATCAGCATCCCTTGCCGGAGTTCTTTTGGGATGCCAGCCAAACAGACATGAACTGCCTGCACCAAACTCTGGCCCAAGTGGAACGGACTGGCTATGCTCACCACATTCAGCGGTTGATGGTGTTGGCAAATTTTGCCCTGATTGCCGGACTGAAGCCGCAGGAGGTGGAGTCTTGGTTTCATGCGGCATTTATCGACGCCCATGATTGGGTGATGCAACCTAACGTGATTGGCATGGGGCTATTTGCAGACGGAGGTATGTTGGCATCCAAACCCTATGCCGCGTCTGCCAACTACATTAACAAGATGAGCGACTACTGTAAGGGCTGTGCCTATGACAAGGGCGATCGCGCCGGAGAACATGCTTGCCCCTTTAACACTTTCTACTGGGACTTCCTTGATCGCCATCGGGGAAGGCTCCAATCTCAAGGGCGGATGAGCTTTATCCTCAAGAATTTAGACAAAATGCCTGATAGCGAACGGAATGCTATTCGGCAACGCGCGACGGAATGGCATCAAAGGAATGCTTAA
- a CDS encoding transcriptional repressor: MQNEAIVKKPIQTLEDALDRCQTLGMRLSKQRRFILELLWQEKEHLSAREIYDRLNRQGKDIGHTSVYQNLDALSEQGIIECIEKSDGRLYGNISDPHSHVNCLDTNQILDVHIQLPDEILRQVEEQTGVKVTNYTIDFFGYRQPSDTKPS; the protein is encoded by the coding sequence ATGCAAAATGAGGCCATCGTTAAGAAACCTATTCAAACGTTAGAGGATGCCCTGGATCGCTGCCAGACTTTAGGAATGCGTCTGAGCAAGCAGCGTCGCTTCATTTTGGAATTACTTTGGCAAGAGAAAGAGCACCTATCGGCTCGCGAAATTTACGATCGCCTCAATCGCCAAGGTAAAGACATTGGGCATACCTCGGTCTATCAAAATCTAGATGCCCTATCGGAGCAGGGGATCATTGAATGTATCGAGAAATCCGACGGTCGCCTCTATGGCAACATTAGTGATCCCCACAGCCATGTCAACTGTCTCGATACGAACCAAATCCTAGACGTGCATATTCAGCTTCCTGATGAGATTCTGCGTCAAGTTGAAGAACAAACGGGCGTCAAAGTCACCAATTACACGATTGATTTCTTCGGATACCGTCAACCTTCTGACACTAAACCCTCTTAA